One window from the genome of Vicia villosa cultivar HV-30 ecotype Madison, WI unplaced genomic scaffold, Vvil1.0 ctg.000131F_1_1_1, whole genome shotgun sequence encodes:
- the LOC131624484 gene encoding DNA (cytosine-5)-methyltransferase CMT2-like, with protein sequence MTEGSPPKVLPVEHADDDSMRSPPPKPNPADANGRNAGSSGGSSRRKGRVSEVRLSEENRRRSPRFSGESDETDSSSRDVKLRRCRSSNGNEDMPVVHQKKKTRKVISSSIELPNSSEEQHSPEVDDINCSALSLEEMTSSTWVENGQTNSDYFALSKKLQGKPPKKKFNSSASFANGSMGEKSISSFIGDPIPDDEARERWGWRYELKDKQCKDRVFKINEDEEDETIINVKCHYAQAKIGNCIFNIGDCASIEGEEEQKHIGKIVEFFQTTDRKKYFRVQWFYRIQDTVVKDAGDYHDKRRLFYSSIMNDNLIDSIIEKVNVRYIKPKVGLRVTSVSPSNFYYDMEYCVEYSTFRKIPTDNVVKIKESSQPAVLESLSTEASTISKSLPSPELHRTELTLLDLYSGCGGMSTGLCLGANLSSVNLVARWAVDSDNSATNSLKLNHPDTHVRNESAEDFLQLLKEWEKLCKRYNVGDIERKTPIRARSSGEKKQVNSQADDSSDDELEVSRLVDICYGDPSKTGKHSLYLKVNWKGYDESEDTWEPIENLRNCKQIIQDFVREGIQSKLLPLPGEVGVVCGGPPCQGISGYNRYRNTESPLDDERNHQIVVFMDIVKYLKPKYVLMENVVDILRFDKGSLGRYALGRLVHMNYQARLGIVAAGCYGLPQFRLRVFMWGAHPDEVLPQFPLPTHDVIVRYWPPPEYERNTVAYDEDHKRELEKALVIQDAISDLPPVTNFETRDEMPYENPPETEFQRYIRSTKYEMTGSTLNGTTEQNHLLYDHRPQFMSEDDYQRICQIPKQKGANFRNLPGIVVGADNVVKPHPVDKRPLLPSGKPLVPDYCFTFEQGRSKRPFGRLWWDETVPTALTSPSCHNQIVLHPEQDRILTIREFARLQGFQDYYRFYGSVKARYRQIGNAVAVPVSRALGYALGIAHRKLVSNEHHMTLPSKFSLSNYLQLSSNHIGDSIFESENADVTTGVESENAANTTLDSKNATHTKIATTIFESENAANTIFESENAANTIFESENAANTVLESENAGDSTIFESENAADTTMFESENAANTIFESENAADTTMFELENAADTNFDSGNATDTIFDSENAAKTSIFQSENAGDTAIF encoded by the exons ATGACGGAGGGATCGCCGCCGAAGGTGCTCCCGGTAGAGCATGCAGATGACGACTCCATGCGATCTCCTCCGCCGAAACCGAATCCCGCCGATGCGAATGGTCGCAATGCAGGTTCTTCAGGAGGATCTTCGCGGAGGAAAGGTAGGGTTTCTGAGGTGAGATTGTCGGAGGAGAATCGACGACGCTCGCCGAGATTTTCCGGTGAATCTGACGAAACTGACTCTTCTTCTCGTGATGTGAAG CTTCGAAGATGTAGGTCTTCAAACGGGAATGAGGACATGCCAGtagttcaccagaagaagaaaacTAGAAAAGTGATTTCTTCTTCCATTGAATTGCCTAATTCATCAGAGGAACAGCATTCCCCTGAAGTTGATGATATCAACTGCTCAGCACTGTCTCTTGAGGAAATGACATCCTCAACCTGGGTTGAAAATGGCCAAACAAATTCTGATTATTTCGCTTTGTCTAAGAAGCTACAAGGAAAACCACCAAAAAAGAAATTTAACTCATCAGCTTCATTTGCAAATGGAAGTATGGGTGAGAAAAGCATTTCTTCATTCATTGGCGATCCTATACCTGATGATGAAGCTCGCGAAAGATGGGGATGGCGTTATGAATTGAAG GACAAGCAATGTAAAGACAGAGTGTTCAAAATAAA TGAGGATGAAGAAGACGAGACTATTATAAATGTTAAATGCCATTATGCCCAAGCTAAAATTGGGAACTGCATTTTCAATATTGGTGATTGTGCATCTATAGAA GGTGAAGAAGAACAAAAACATATTGGCAAGATTGTTGAGTTTTTTCAAACTACTGATAGGAAAAAATATTTCCGGGTCCAATGGTTTTACAGAATTCAAGATACA GTTGTCAAAGATGCAGGTgattatcatgacaagaggcgtTTGTTCTATTCATCAATAATGAATGATAACTTAATAGATTCCATAATAGAGAAAGTGAATGTTAGATACATAAAACCTAAG GTTGGCCTGAGGGTGACTTCTGTTTCACCATCTAACTTCTATTATGATATGGAATATTGTGTTGAGTACTCTACATTCCGTAAAATACCAACAG ATAATGTTGTTAAGATTAAGGAGTCATCACAACCTGCTGTGCTTGAAAGTCTCTCAACAGAGGCATCTACTATTTCCAAGAGCCTACCTAGTCCTGAATTGCACAGGACAGAACTGACATTGCTAGATCTCTATTCTGGCTGTGGTGGCATGTCAACCGGACTGTGCTTAGGTGCCAATCTATCATCAGTTAATCTTGTCGCG AGATGGGCTGTTGATAGTGATAACTCTGCAACTAATAGCTTGAAACTAAACCACCCAGATACGCAC GTGAGAAATGAATCTGCAGAGGACTTTCTGCAACTATTGAAAGAGTGGGAAAAGCTATGCAAACGATATAATGTTGGTGACATAGAAAGAAAAACTCCAATACGGGCAAGGAGCTCAGGAGAAAAGAAGCAAGTGAATTCTCAAGCGGATGATAGTTCTGATGATGAACTTGAAGTATCTAGGTTAGTTGATATATGCTACGGTGATCCCAGTAAAACAGGAAAACATAGTCTATATTTGAAG GTGAACTGGAAAGGTTATGATGAAAGTGAAGATACATGGGAACCAATTGAAAACTTACG CAACTGTAAGCAAATCATTCAGGATTTTGTGAGAGAGGGGATACAATCAAAACTCTTGCCTCTTCCT GGTGAAGTTGGTGTTGTTTGTGGAGGTCCTCCATGTCAAGGAATTAGTGGCTATAATCGCTATAGAAACACGGAATCACCACTGGATGATGAAAGAAATCATCAGATAGTAGTTTTCATGGATATAGTGAAATATTTAAAGCCTAAGTATGTTTTAATGGAGAATGTGGTTGACATATTAAGATTTGACAAGGGTTCACTCGGAAGATATGCTTTAGGCCGTTTGGTACATATGAATTACCAAGCAAGATTGGGAATTGTTGCAGCTGGGTGTTATGGTCTTCCACAATTTCGATTGCGCGTTTTCATGTGGGGGGCTCATCCTGATGAG GTCCTACCCCAATTTCCATTGCCAACACATGATGTTATTGTTAGATACTGGCCTCCACCTGAGTATGAG CGTAATACTGTTGCTTATGATGAGGACCATAAACGAGAATTAGAGAAAGCTCTTGTTATTCAAGATGCCATCTCCGATCTTCCTCCT GTCACAAACTTCGAAACTCGGGACGAAATGCCTTACGAAAATCCTCCAGAAACAGAATTTCAAAGATATATACGGTCAACTAAGTATG AGATGACTGGATCCACATTAAATGGAACAACAGAGCAAAATCATTTATTATATGATCACCGACCTCAATTTATGTCTGAAGATGACTACCAACGTATTTGTCAAATACCCAAACAGAAG GGAGCGAATTTCCGTAATCTTCCCGGCATAGTTGTTGGAGCTGACAATGTGGTTAAGCCACATCCAGTAGATAAAAGGCCATTGCTACCATCTGGAAAGCCATTG GTCCCGGATTATTGCTTCACTTTTGAGCAGGGGAGGTCCAAGAG GCCATTTGGACGATTGTGGTGGGATGAGACTGTTCCTACTGCACTAACCTCCCCAAGTTGTCATAACCAG ATAGTACTACATCCAGAGCAGGATCGAATCCTCACTATACGAGAATTTGCCCGGTTGCAAGGATTTCAGGATTATTATAGATTTTATGGGTCTGTGAAAGCTAG GTACCGTCAAATTGGAAATGCAGTTGCTGTTCCTGTTTCACGAGCTTTAGGATATGCGCTAGGAATTGCACATAGGAAGCTTGTCAGTAATGAGCATCATATGACCCTCCCATCCAAATTCTCTCTTTCCAATTATCTTCAATTATCAAGTAATCATATTGGCGACTCAATTTTTGAGTCAGAAAATGCAGACGTAACCACCGGAGTTGAGTCAGAAAATGCTGCCAATACCACACTTGATTCAAAAAATGCTACCCACACCAAAATTGCTACCACCATTTTTGAGTCAGAAAATGCTGCCAACACCATTTTTGAGTCAGAAAATGCTGCCAACACCATTTTTGAGTCAGAAAATGCTGCCAACACCGTTCTTGAGTCAGAAAATGCAGGTGACTCCACCATTTTTGAGTCAGAAAATGCTGCAGACACCACCATGTTTGAGTCAGAAAATGCTGCCAACACCATTTTTGAGTCAGAAAATGCTGCAGACACCACCATGTTTGAGTTAGAAAATGCAGCCGACACCAATTTTGATTCAGGAAATGCTACAGACAccatttttgattcagaaaatGCTGCAAAGACCTCCATTTTTCAGTCAGAAAATGCAGGTGACACCGCCATTTTTTAG